A single genomic interval of Streptomyces graminofaciens harbors:
- a CDS encoding S1C family serine protease encodes MTESFRRSGEYDNPYQGDQQHASSPVNPVGPVNPEWPAPPAYEPAPAPAAPAATALLSEPVSSAPAAAPAHAPKKRARGPLALLAAVAIVAAAIGGGTAYGIQELTGPDTTASSSTSTTVVPTADKGTVAGVAKAVSPAIVEISASSNAGESTGSGVIITSDGEIITNNHVISGASEIKVTTKNGKTYTAEVVGTDSKKDLALIKLKNASGLTAASLGDSDNVQVGDEVVAIGSPEGLTGTVTSGIVSALDRDVTVSTDESQGQQQQQQGGGNGQWPFEFGGRQFNGDTGSSTTTYKALQTDASLNPGNSGGALIDMNGNIIGINSAMYSASDASSSSSAGSVGLGFAIPINTVKSDLSTLRAGGSD; translated from the coding sequence ATGACCGAGAGCTTCCGCCGCAGCGGCGAGTACGACAACCCCTACCAGGGTGACCAGCAGCACGCCTCTTCCCCGGTGAACCCGGTAGGCCCGGTGAACCCGGAATGGCCGGCCCCGCCGGCGTACGAGCCGGCTCCGGCCCCGGCGGCTCCGGCGGCCACCGCTCTCCTCAGTGAGCCGGTGTCGTCCGCGCCGGCCGCCGCTCCCGCCCACGCTCCGAAGAAGCGCGCCCGGGGTCCGCTGGCCCTGCTCGCCGCCGTGGCGATCGTGGCGGCGGCCATCGGTGGCGGCACGGCGTACGGCATCCAGGAGCTGACCGGCCCGGACACCACGGCCTCCAGCTCCACCAGCACGACCGTGGTGCCGACCGCCGACAAGGGCACGGTCGCCGGGGTCGCGAAGGCGGTCAGCCCGGCCATCGTGGAGATCAGCGCCAGCTCGAACGCGGGTGAGTCGACCGGTTCCGGTGTGATCATCACCAGTGACGGCGAGATCATCACCAACAACCACGTCATCTCCGGCGCCTCCGAGATCAAGGTGACGACGAAGAACGGCAAGACGTACACCGCCGAGGTCGTCGGCACCGACAGCAAGAAGGACCTCGCGCTCATCAAGCTGAAGAACGCCTCCGGTCTGACGGCCGCGAGCCTGGGCGACTCCGACAACGTCCAGGTCGGCGACGAGGTCGTGGCGATCGGCTCCCCCGAGGGCCTGACCGGCACCGTCACCAGCGGCATCGTCTCCGCCCTCGACCGTGATGTGACGGTCTCGACGGACGAGAGCCAGGGCCAGCAGCAGCAACAGCAGGGCGGCGGCAACGGGCAGTGGCCGTTCGAGTTCGGCGGCCGGCAGTTCAACGGCGACACCGGTTCGTCCACGACGACGTACAAGGCGCTCCAGACGGACGCGTCCTTGAATCCGGGCAACTCCGGCGGCGCCCTCATCGACATGAACGGCAACATCATCGGGATCAACTCGGCGATGTACTCGGCCTCGGACGCCTCCTCCTCGTCGAGCGCGGGCAGCGTCGGCCTCGGCTTCGCCATCCCGATCAACACCGTCAAGTCCGACCTGAGCACCCTGCGGGCGGGCGGCTCGGACTGA
- a CDS encoding RsiG family protein: MSTSSMAGTAETAGTGIGSGACRAPVQRTDSVPLPPQDRPEHDLTRLRLPELRTLRRDAQRDEADLSYVRRLLQGRIDILRAELVRRGGGAESPGSGSGSGSGMGMGSGSGVGSGSGEASAFVDRLSAILTDAPARQRSSARHVTVGTPHGEEYRLLAAEMLSEVELSDLQARTDEELGAGLARLVRYEQQVSGRRQRLQRTADDCSAEIARRYREGEAQVADLLM; the protein is encoded by the coding sequence ATGAGCACATCGAGCATGGCGGGTACGGCGGAAACAGCGGGAACGGGCATCGGGAGTGGTGCGTGCCGGGCGCCGGTCCAGCGCACGGACAGCGTCCCGCTGCCGCCGCAGGACCGACCCGAGCACGACCTCACACGGCTGCGGCTGCCCGAACTGCGCACACTGCGCCGGGACGCCCAGCGCGACGAGGCGGACCTCAGTTACGTACGACGGCTGCTCCAGGGGCGGATCGACATCCTGCGGGCGGAGCTGGTGAGGAGAGGGGGCGGGGCCGAATCCCCGGGATCGGGTTCGGGTTCGGGTTCGGGAATGGGAATGGGATCGGGATCGGGAGTGGGCTCCGGCTCGGGGGAGGCGTCGGCTTTCGTCGACCGGCTCTCGGCGATCCTCACGGACGCTCCGGCCCGGCAGCGCTCCTCGGCCCGCCATGTCACCGTGGGCACCCCGCACGGCGAGGAGTACCGCCTGCTGGCCGCCGAGATGCTCTCCGAGGTCGAGCTGTCCGACCTCCAGGCCCGTACGGACGAGGAGCTGGGCGCCGGGCTCGCGCGTCTCGTCCGCTACGAACAGCAGGTCTCCGGCCGCCGCCAGCGTCTGCAGCGCACGGCGGACGACTGCAGCGCCGAGATCGCCCGCAGATACCGCGAGGGCGAGGCCCAGGTGGCCGACCTGCTGATGTGA
- a CDS encoding alpha/beta hydrolase family protein: protein MSAGPAGHVTRSTDIPNPETGGRAAPEGLLRRFLRTEDGVTIDAVYDRGAVVYNDSDDTGMPPAGHPAFVVAHGFTGHADRPYVRRVAGVLRRYGAVVTFSFRGHGRSGGLSTVGDREVLDLAAAVRWARELGHERVSTVGFSMGGSVVLRHAAEAGAGVDAVVSVSAPARWYYRGTAPMRRVHWLITRREGRLVGRYGLRTRIDHREWDPVPLSPVESVPLIAPTPLLIVHGDRDGYFPVDHPLMLAEATGGHGELWLERGMGHAENASSEELLHRIGGWLVSGGRGFPTTPTPP, encoded by the coding sequence ATGAGCGCTGGTCCGGCAGGTCATGTGACGCGATCGACCGACATCCCGAACCCTGAGACGGGGGGTCGAGCCGCCCCGGAGGGCCTTCTGCGCAGGTTTCTGCGCACTGAAGACGGGGTGACGATCGATGCCGTATACGACCGGGGGGCCGTCGTATACAACGACTCGGACGACACCGGAATGCCGCCCGCAGGACACCCGGCGTTCGTCGTCGCCCACGGATTCACGGGCCACGCGGACCGTCCGTACGTACGAAGGGTGGCGGGCGTTCTGCGCCGGTACGGGGCTGTCGTGACCTTCTCCTTCCGGGGCCACGGACGGTCGGGCGGCCTCTCGACGGTCGGCGACCGTGAGGTGCTGGACCTCGCGGCGGCGGTCCGGTGGGCGCGGGAACTCGGGCACGAGCGGGTGTCCACGGTCGGCTTCTCCATGGGCGGCTCGGTCGTGCTGCGGCACGCGGCGGAAGCGGGCGCGGGCGTGGACGCGGTGGTCTCGGTGAGCGCGCCGGCCCGCTGGTACTACCGGGGCACGGCCCCCATGCGCCGCGTCCACTGGCTGATCACCCGCCGCGAGGGCCGTCTGGTCGGCCGTTACGGCCTGCGTACCCGCATCGACCACCGAGAGTGGGACCCGGTTCCGCTGTCCCCCGTGGAGTCCGTCCCGCTGATCGCCCCCACCCCGCTGCTGATCGTGCACGGCGACAGGGACGGCTACTTCCCGGTCGACCATCCGCTGATGCTGGCGGAGGCCACGGGCGGGCACGGGGAGCTGTGGCTGGAGCGGGGGATGGGGCACGCGGAGAACGCGTCGAGCGAGGAATTGCTGCACCGGATCGGGGGGTGGCTGGTGAGCGGCGGCCGCGGTTTCCCCACGACGCCGACTCCCCCGTAG
- a CDS encoding FABP family protein produces the protein MIEIPSDLHKDLVPLAFLLGSWAGAGVHDFPGSEKCNFGQEVTFSHDGRDFLEYRSHTWVLDKDGNKVRPLETESGFWRVDADRKVEITMVRDDGVVEIWYGELAKQKPQIDLVTDAVARTAASGPYNGGKRLYGYVHSDLMWVGEKQTPEVELRPYMSAHLKKVVTPEDVERWAKALPDDMPDDGIAFFK, from the coding sequence ATGATCGAGATCCCGTCCGACCTTCACAAGGACCTCGTCCCCCTCGCCTTCCTGCTCGGCAGCTGGGCGGGCGCGGGCGTGCACGACTTCCCCGGCTCGGAGAAGTGCAACTTCGGCCAGGAGGTCACCTTCTCCCACGACGGCCGGGACTTCCTGGAGTACCGCTCCCACACCTGGGTGCTGGACAAGGACGGGAACAAGGTCCGGCCGCTGGAGACCGAGTCCGGCTTCTGGCGCGTCGACGCCGACCGCAAGGTCGAGATCACGATGGTCCGCGACGACGGCGTCGTGGAAATCTGGTACGGCGAGCTGGCCAAGCAGAAGCCGCAGATCGACCTGGTCACGGACGCGGTCGCGCGTACGGCGGCCTCGGGGCCCTACAACGGCGGCAAGCGGCTCTACGGCTATGTGCACAGCGACCTGATGTGGGTCGGCGAGAAGCAGACCCCCGAGGTCGAGCTGCGCCCCTACATGTCGGCGCACCTGAAGAAGGTCGTCACCCCGGAGGACGTCGAGCGCTGGGCCAAGGCCCTCCCGGACGACATGCCGGACGACGGCATCGCCTTCTTCAAGTAG
- a CDS encoding Fur family transcriptional regulator yields the protein MVSTDWKSDLRQRGYRLTPQRQLVLEAVDTLEHATPDDILVEVRKTASGVNISTVYRTLELLEELGLVSHAHLGHGAPTYHLADRHHHIHLVCRDCENVIEADVQVAAEFTAKLRGTFGFETDMKHFAIFGRCKDCTEKSSLKHSTTES from the coding sequence GTGGTGAGCACCGACTGGAAGAGCGACCTCAGGCAGCGCGGCTACCGGCTGACGCCGCAGCGTCAGCTTGTCCTCGAAGCCGTGGACACCCTGGAGCACGCGACCCCCGACGACATCCTCGTGGAAGTGAGGAAGACGGCGTCGGGGGTCAATATCTCGACGGTCTACCGGACCCTGGAGCTTCTGGAGGAGCTCGGGCTGGTCAGCCACGCCCACCTGGGCCACGGCGCGCCGACCTATCACCTCGCCGACCGGCACCACCACATCCACCTGGTCTGCCGGGACTGCGAGAACGTGATCGAGGCGGACGTCCAGGTGGCCGCCGAGTTCACGGCCAAGCTGCGTGGCACCTTCGGCTTCGAGACGGACATGAAGCACTTCGCGATCTTCGGCCGCTGCAAGGACTGCACGGAGAAGAGCTCGCTCAAGCATTCAACTACCGAGTCGTAG
- a CDS encoding sulfurtransferase, with the protein MSRSDVLVDADWVEANLDNPNIAIVEVDEDTTAYEKNHIKNAIRIDWTKDLQDPVRRDFVDQAGFEKLLSEKGIGNDTLVVLYGGNNNWFASYAYWYFKLYGHENVKLLDGGRKKWELDARELVDEVPARPTTEYKAKAQNTAIRAFRDDVVAAIGSQNLVDVRSPDEFSGKLLAPAHLPQEQSQRPGHVPSARNIPWSKNANDDGTFKSDDELKELYAEEQVDLAKDTIAYCRIGERSALTWFVLHELLGVENVKNYDGSWTEYGSLVGVPIELGANK; encoded by the coding sequence ATGAGCCGCAGCGACGTCCTGGTCGACGCCGACTGGGTCGAGGCCAACCTCGACAACCCGAACATCGCCATCGTCGAGGTCGACGAGGACACGACCGCGTACGAGAAGAACCACATCAAGAACGCCATCCGGATCGACTGGACGAAGGACCTCCAGGACCCGGTACGCCGTGACTTCGTCGACCAGGCCGGCTTCGAGAAGCTGCTGTCGGAGAAGGGCATCGGCAACGACACCCTCGTCGTCCTCTACGGCGGCAACAACAACTGGTTCGCCTCGTACGCGTACTGGTACTTCAAGCTCTACGGCCACGAGAACGTCAAGCTTCTCGACGGCGGTCGCAAGAAGTGGGAGCTCGACGCCCGCGAGCTGGTCGACGAGGTGCCGGCGCGCCCCACGACCGAGTACAAGGCCAAGGCGCAGAACACCGCGATCCGTGCCTTCCGTGACGACGTCGTCGCCGCGATCGGCTCGCAGAACCTGGTCGACGTGCGCTCGCCCGACGAGTTCTCCGGCAAGCTGCTCGCCCCCGCCCACCTGCCGCAGGAGCAGTCGCAGCGTCCGGGCCACGTCCCGTCCGCCCGCAACATCCCGTGGTCGAAGAACGCCAACGACGACGGCACCTTCAAGTCGGACGACGAGCTCAAGGAGCTCTACGCCGAGGAGCAGGTCGACCTGGCGAAGGACACCATCGCCTACTGCCGTATCGGTGAGCGCTCCGCGCTGACCTGGTTCGTCCTGCACGAGCTGCTCGGTGTCGAGAACGTCAAGAACTACGACGGTTCCTGGACCGAGTACGGCAGCCTCGTCGGCGTCCCGATCGAGCTCGGCGCCAACAAGTAG
- a CDS encoding LacI family DNA-binding transcriptional regulator, with protein sequence MAKVTRDDVARLAGTSTAVVSYVINNGPRPVAPATRERVLAAIKELGYRPDRVAQAMASRRTDLIGMIVPDARQPFFGEMTHAVEQAAAERGKMVLVGNTDYVAEREVHYLRAFLGMRVSGLILVSHALNDNAAAEIDAWDARVVLLHERPEAIDDVAVVTDDIGGARLAVQHLLAHGNAYVACMGGMAGTPLVGDPVSDHVEGWRRAMDEAGIPTEGRLFQAPYNRYDAYKVALELLSGPDRPPAIFCSTDDQAIGVLRAARELRLDVPGELAVAGFDDVKEAALTDPPLTTIATDRTGMARAAVDLVLDDGIRVAGSRRERVKLFPSRLVTRRSCGCE encoded by the coding sequence GTGGCCAAGGTGACTCGGGATGATGTGGCGCGACTGGCGGGAACTTCCACCGCCGTCGTCAGCTATGTCATCAACAACGGACCCCGGCCGGTCGCACCGGCCACGCGCGAGCGTGTCCTCGCCGCGATCAAGGAGCTGGGGTACCGGCCCGACCGGGTCGCCCAGGCCATGGCGTCCCGCCGCACCGATCTCATAGGCATGATCGTGCCGGACGCCCGCCAGCCCTTCTTCGGCGAGATGACCCACGCCGTCGAACAGGCTGCCGCCGAGCGCGGAAAGATGGTGCTCGTCGGCAACACGGACTACGTCGCCGAGCGCGAGGTCCACTATCTGCGGGCGTTCCTCGGTATGCGGGTCTCCGGGCTGATCCTCGTCAGCCACGCGCTCAACGACAACGCCGCCGCCGAGATAGACGCGTGGGACGCCCGGGTGGTGCTGCTGCACGAGCGGCCCGAGGCGATCGACGACGTGGCCGTCGTGACCGACGACATAGGGGGCGCCCGGCTCGCCGTCCAGCATCTGCTGGCGCACGGCAACGCGTACGTGGCCTGTATGGGCGGCATGGCCGGGACCCCGCTGGTCGGCGACCCCGTCTCCGACCACGTCGAGGGCTGGCGGCGCGCGATGGACGAGGCCGGGATCCCCACGGAGGGGCGCCTCTTCCAGGCTCCGTACAACCGCTACGACGCGTACAAGGTGGCCCTGGAGCTGCTCTCCGGGCCGGACCGGCCGCCGGCGATCTTCTGCTCCACGGACGACCAGGCCATCGGCGTCCTCCGAGCCGCGCGTGAGCTGCGGCTCGATGTGCCGGGGGAGCTGGCGGTGGCCGGGTTCGACGACGTCAAGGAGGCGGCGCTCACGGACCCGCCACTGACGACGATCGCGACCGACCGTACGGGCATGGCCCGGGCCGCGGTGGATCTGGTGCTGGACGACGGGATTCGGGTGGCGGGGTCGCGGAGAGAACGAGTGAAGCTGTTTCCGTCGCGGTTGGTCACTCGGCGGTCTTGCGGGTGCGAGTAG
- a CDS encoding DsrE family protein, which yields MAKKLVIKVTAGADAPERCSQAFTVAAVAVASGVEVSLWLTGESAWFALPGRAAEFELPHAAPLPDLLDSVLAAGRLTLCTQCAARRDITEQDVIKGVRIAGAQVFVQEAMADDTQALVY from the coding sequence ATGGCGAAGAAGCTCGTGATCAAGGTGACGGCCGGGGCGGACGCCCCCGAGCGCTGCTCCCAGGCCTTCACGGTGGCCGCGGTGGCCGTGGCGAGCGGGGTCGAGGTCTCGCTCTGGCTGACCGGTGAGTCCGCGTGGTTCGCGCTGCCGGGCCGGGCCGCCGAGTTCGAACTGCCGCACGCGGCGCCGCTGCCCGATCTGCTCGACTCGGTCCTGGCCGCCGGCCGGCTCACGCTGTGCACGCAGTGCGCCGCCCGCCGGGACATCACCGAGCAGGACGTCATCAAGGGCGTACGGATCGCCGGGGCGCAGGTCTTCGTGCAGGAGGCCATGGCGGACGACACTCAGGCGCTGGTGTACTGA
- a CDS encoding MoaD/ThiS family protein, protein MAEGTLRYWAAAKAAAGVAEEPYDAATLADALNAARERHPGELTRVLLRCSFLVDGDPVGTREHETVRLAEGGTVEVLPPFAGG, encoded by the coding sequence ATGGCAGAGGGAACCCTCCGCTACTGGGCCGCGGCCAAGGCCGCCGCCGGCGTCGCCGAGGAGCCCTACGACGCGGCCACCCTCGCGGACGCGCTGAACGCGGCCCGGGAGCGACACCCCGGCGAACTCACCCGCGTGCTGCTGCGTTGCTCGTTCCTCGTCGACGGTGACCCGGTGGGCACCCGTGAACATGAGACGGTACGTCTGGCCGAGGGCGGCACGGTCGAGGTGCTCCCGCCGTTCGCAGGAGGGTGA
- a CDS encoding response regulator transcription factor, with the protein MSSLLLLTNALQPSTEVLPALGLLLHNVRVAPAEGPALVDTPGADVILIDGRRDLPQVRSLCQLLRSTGPGCPLILVVTEGGLAAVTADWGIDDVLLDTAGPAEVEARLRLAMGRQQIVNDDSPMEIRNGDLSVDEATYSAKLKGRVLDLTFKEFELLKYLAQHPGRVFTRAQLLQEVWGYDYFGGTRTVDVHVRRLRAKLGPEHESLIGTVRNVGYRFVTPEKADRAGDDAKGKAAPAKPEDADETASAAVAEIAAEA; encoded by the coding sequence ATGAGTTCTCTGCTGCTGCTGACCAATGCCCTCCAGCCGTCGACGGAGGTGCTCCCCGCCCTCGGCCTGCTCCTGCACAACGTGCGAGTGGCTCCGGCGGAGGGCCCCGCCCTCGTCGACACCCCGGGCGCCGACGTCATCCTGATCGACGGTCGGCGTGATCTTCCACAGGTCCGCAGCCTGTGCCAGTTGCTCCGCTCGACCGGGCCCGGCTGTCCGCTCATCCTCGTCGTCACCGAGGGCGGTCTCGCGGCCGTCACCGCCGACTGGGGCATCGACGACGTGCTCCTCGACACCGCCGGCCCGGCGGAGGTCGAGGCGCGGCTCCGGCTCGCCATGGGCCGGCAGCAGATCGTCAACGACGACTCCCCCATGGAGATCCGCAACGGCGATCTGTCGGTCGACGAGGCGACCTACTCGGCCAAGCTCAAGGGCCGGGTCCTCGACCTCACCTTCAAGGAGTTCGAGCTCCTCAAGTACCTCGCCCAGCACCCGGGCCGCGTCTTCACCCGCGCCCAGCTGCTGCAGGAGGTCTGGGGGTACGACTACTTCGGCGGTACGCGCACGGTCGACGTCCACGTACGACGGCTGCGCGCCAAGCTCGGTCCGGAGCACGAGTCGCTGATCGGGACCGTCCGGAACGTCGGTTATCGATTCGTTACGCCGGAGAAGGCGGACCGCGCGGGCGACGACGCGAAGGGCAAAGCCGCCCCCGCAAAGCCGGAGGATGCGGACGAGACGGCGTCGGCGGCCGTCGCGGAGATCGCGGCCGAGGCCTGA
- a CDS encoding LmeA family phospholipid-binding protein, whose protein sequence is MRAVRILLIVAVILGGLFVVADRFAVGLAEDEVAEQLKTSEGLTATPDVSIKGFPFLTQVASGELDDVEVGIKNYEAKATGSGDAADTIRIANLTASMHGVAFSSDYSSATAATATGTATVAYDELLKAAKSEPTDVGFGTTARVTGLSDGGNGKIKVQVEVDPPAFGPQTVSVLSTVSVKNDKVEVHADSLPAVSGLSLAEDAVRSITDFQQSIDDLPGDIKLDKVEAAKDGVQITVKGSDIRLAG, encoded by the coding sequence ATGCGCGCAGTGCGAATACTTCTCATCGTCGCAGTGATCCTCGGCGGGCTCTTCGTCGTCGCCGACCGCTTCGCCGTCGGCCTCGCCGAGGACGAGGTCGCCGAGCAGCTGAAGACCAGCGAGGGCCTCACCGCCACCCCGGACGTCTCCATCAAGGGCTTCCCGTTCCTCACCCAGGTCGCGAGCGGAGAGCTCGACGACGTCGAGGTCGGCATCAAGAACTACGAGGCCAAGGCGACCGGCTCCGGCGACGCAGCCGACACCATCCGCATCGCGAACCTCACCGCCAGCATGCACGGCGTCGCCTTCTCCAGCGACTACAGCTCCGCCACCGCGGCCACCGCCACCGGTACGGCGACCGTCGCGTACGACGAACTCCTCAAGGCGGCCAAGTCGGAGCCGACCGATGTCGGCTTCGGTACCACCGCCCGGGTCACGGGCCTCTCCGACGGCGGCAACGGCAAGATCAAGGTCCAGGTCGAGGTCGACCCCCCGGCCTTCGGTCCTCAGACCGTCTCCGTTCTCAGCACCGTCAGCGTGAAGAACGACAAGGTCGAGGTGCACGCCGACTCCCTGCCCGCGGTGAGCGGCCTCTCGCTCGCCGAGGACGCGGTCCGCTCGATCACCGACTTCCAGCAGTCCATCGACGACCTCCCCGGCGACATCAAGCTCGACAAGGTCGAGGCGGCGAAGGACGGGGTGCAGATCACGGTGAAGGGTTCGGACATCAGGCTGGCGGGGTAG
- a CDS encoding DUF1416 domain-containing protein → MCGAKAGGPDASTIKPGETTIQGQVTKDGEPVVGYVRLLDSTGEFTAEVPTSATGQFRFYAAEGTWTVRALVPGATADRTVVAQKGGLSEVAIAV, encoded by the coding sequence ATGTGTGGAGCGAAGGCCGGCGGCCCGGACGCCTCGACGATCAAGCCCGGTGAGACCACGATCCAGGGCCAGGTGACGAAGGACGGCGAGCCCGTCGTCGGCTACGTCCGTCTGCTGGACTCGACCGGCGAGTTCACCGCGGAGGTCCCCACCTCCGCCACGGGGCAGTTCCGCTTCTACGCGGCCGAGGGCACGTGGACCGTGCGCGCCCTCGTCCCCGGCGCCACGGCCGACCGTACGGTCGTCGCCCAGAAGGGTGGCCTGTCCGAGGTCGCCATCGCCGTCTGA
- a CDS encoding YgfZ/GcvT domain-containing protein, with product MKSPLLSLSGAVPAEGVDEGVAAHYGDLFREQRALAEGTGFVDLSHRGVIAVTGEDRLSWLHLLVTQHVSELPTGQATEALILSANGHIEHALYLVDDGTTVWAHIEPGTQDALLAYLESMKFFYRVEVADRTADFAVVHQPAGSIAEVPQGVVVRETPYGRDLFLPRADLEAYAEKTGPAAGLLAYEALRVEHHRPRLGFETDHRTIPHELGWIGTAVHLQKGCYRGQETVARVQNLGKPPRRLVFLHLDGSEVHLPPRGTEIRLADEDPDGRKIGFVTTSVRHHELGPVALALVKRNVPIDARLMADTTAAAQEVVVEP from the coding sequence ATGAAGAGTCCTCTGCTGTCCCTGTCCGGCGCCGTCCCCGCCGAGGGCGTGGACGAAGGCGTCGCCGCCCACTACGGCGACCTGTTCCGCGAACAGCGCGCCCTCGCCGAGGGCACCGGATTCGTCGACCTCTCGCACCGCGGTGTCATCGCGGTCACCGGTGAGGACCGGCTGAGCTGGCTGCATCTGCTCGTCACCCAGCACGTCAGCGAACTCCCCACCGGACAGGCCACCGAGGCCTTGATCCTCTCCGCCAACGGCCACATCGAGCACGCCCTGTACCTCGTGGACGACGGCACCACCGTCTGGGCCCACATCGAGCCCGGCACCCAGGACGCGCTGCTCGCGTACCTGGAGTCGATGAAGTTCTTCTACCGCGTCGAAGTGGCCGACAGGACCGCCGACTTCGCCGTCGTCCACCAGCCCGCCGGTTCCATCGCGGAGGTCCCGCAGGGCGTGGTCGTACGCGAGACGCCGTACGGCAGGGATCTGTTCCTGCCGCGCGCCGACCTGGAGGCGTACGCGGAGAAGACGGGCCCGGCGGCCGGGCTGCTGGCGTACGAGGCGCTGCGGGTCGAGCACCACCGGCCGAGGCTCGGCTTCGAGACCGACCACCGGACCATCCCGCACGAGCTGGGCTGGATCGGTACGGCCGTGCACCTCCAGAAGGGCTGCTACCGGGGGCAGGAGACGGTCGCCCGGGTGCAGAACCTGGGCAAGCCCCCGCGCCGGCTGGTCTTTCTCCACCTGGACGGCAGCGAGGTCCATCTGCCGCCGCGCGGCACGGAGATCCGGCTCGCCGACGAGGACCCCGACGGGCGCAAGATCGGCTTCGTGACGACGTCCGTACGCCATCACGAGCTGGGCCCGGTGGCCCTGGCCCTGGTCAAGCGGAACGTACCGATCGACGCCCGTCTGATGGCTGACACGACGGCGGCGGCTCAGGAGGTCGTGGTCGAGCCCTGA
- a CDS encoding DUF3099 domain-containing protein, whose product MYARRRHVYFALMGTCLGLFVLAWAVVRLWSIPVAVGMCVVAMVIPPLAAVVANRRGPDDRWWDDPSGDPKSDEWWDELDGKKRPPR is encoded by the coding sequence ATGTACGCACGGCGACGTCACGTGTACTTCGCCCTGATGGGGACGTGCCTGGGCCTCTTCGTCCTGGCCTGGGCTGTCGTACGCCTCTGGTCGATCCCGGTCGCGGTCGGCATGTGTGTGGTCGCCATGGTCATCCCGCCGCTGGCCGCCGTGGTGGCCAACCGGCGAGGCCCCGACGACCGCTGGTGGGACGATCCGTCCGGCGACCCCAAGTCCGACGAGTGGTGGGACGAACTGGACGGCAAGAAACGCCCACCGCGGTGA
- the dtd gene encoding D-aminoacyl-tRNA deacylase, translating into MRAVVQRVDGASVVVDGETVGAIEGEGLCVLVGVTHEDTKEKAAQLARKLWSIRMLHDEKSCSDIDAPLLVISQFTLYGDARKGRRPTWNAAAPGEVAEPLVDEVVAQLRSLGATVATGRFGARMRVSLTNDGPFTVLVEV; encoded by the coding sequence ATGCGTGCGGTGGTGCAGAGAGTGGACGGCGCGAGCGTCGTCGTGGACGGCGAGACGGTCGGCGCGATCGAGGGCGAGGGGCTGTGCGTCCTCGTCGGGGTCACGCACGAGGACACCAAGGAGAAGGCGGCCCAACTGGCCCGCAAACTCTGGTCGATCCGCATGCTCCACGACGAGAAGTCGTGCAGCGACATCGACGCGCCCCTCCTCGTCATCAGCCAGTTCACGCTGTACGGCGACGCCCGCAAGGGCCGCCGCCCCACCTGGAACGCGGCCGCCCCCGGCGAGGTCGCCGAGCCCCTGGTCGACGAGGTCGTGGCACAGCTGCGCTCGCTGGGCGCGACAGTGGCGACGGGCCGCTTCGGCGCGCGGATGCGCGTGTCACTGACGAACGACGGGCCCTTCACCGTCCTCGTCGAGGTCTGA